The genomic window GAAGAGCGCTACGCCCATGGTCTGGGCCTCGTTGCTGTGGGCGGGCGTCGTGTCGTCCGTGCTGGCGACCACCCTGCTGTTCTGGCTGGTGCAGCGGCGCGAGGCGGGGCGGGTGACGCCCTATCTGCTGGTCACGCCGGTGGTGTCGATGTTCATCGGCTGGAGCTTCATGGGCGACATCCTGACGCCGCAGATTCTGACGGGGTCGGCCATCACCATGGGCGGGGTCGCCCTTGTGGCCCTGGCCGAACGGGGCTTGCGCGCCGGCGCCGCCAAGGCTTGATCTGTTCCTGATCGTATCAGGAGCCCGCCATGCACCACGCCCCCCTCGACGCCGACCACGTCTCCCGCCGCTGGCTGGGCAAGGCGAAGCACGATCTTCCGGCGAACGAAGCCGTCGTCGTTCAGAGCACCGCCGATCGTCGCCCCGTTTCCGAAGACATCAACGAGACCTTCGACGACCGCCAAACCTTTGGAGAGCGGCTGGCCGATCGGGTTGCGGCCTTCGGCGGTTCGTGGCCGTTCATCATCGCGTTCGGCGTCTTCCTAGCGATCTGGACCGGGCTGAACCTGCTGCTGCGCAAGGAAGCCTTCGACCCCTATCCCTTCATCTTCCTGAACCTGGTCCTGTCGATGCTGGCGGCGATCCAGGCGCCGGTCATCATGATGAGTCAGAACCGCCAGGCGGCGAAGGATCGACTGGATGCGGGCAATGACTATCAGGTCAATCTGAAGGCCGAGATCGAGATCATGGCCCTGCTGGAAAAGGTCGAGCACATGACCGCCCTGCAGGAGGAGCAGACCGAACTGATCCGCCGTCTGCTCGCACAAAAAGAGACCCGCTGAACGCTGTCCAGCGGGCCATCTTCTGTCTCGTAGAAAGACTTAGCTTGCGCTGAGCGCGGCGCAGGCCACCCGGTCGCCGGCGCCACCGATGGGCTGGGTCGAATGGTCGTCGGGGTTGGCGTGGATGATGATGGCCGAGCCGTCGGCGTCCCACAGCCATTGGCCGGGGCCTTCGGACGAGATCCGGGCGCGGGTCGTGAACAGCTCGGCGTTCACCTTGCCGTCCGCACCGGCCCAGACGTTGGGCAGGTCGCCGTCGTCCGGCCCGGCGGCGTTCAACAGGCCGTGCGGGGCCTTGGGCTCGCCGTGGTTGATGTGGGCGCCGGAAGAGGTGAAGGGCGCGGCGCATTCGCCGGTCGCATGGATGTGGATGCCGTGCCAACCGGGCGTCAGGCCTGAAGCCTCGATCTTCATCAGTAGGCCGGTCGGCCCCTGACGCAGGTCGACGCGGCCGATATTGGCGCCGGAGGCGTTGATCAGAACGGCCTGTCCCGTCGCGCCGACGGGCGCGCGTTCGACGGCCGCTTGGGGCGCGTTTCCGGTCGCGGCGCAGGCGGTTGTCAGGGCCAAGGGGGAGGTGAGGAGAAGGGCGGCGGCGAGGCGGGTGGCGCGCATGTCGAAAGTCCTTTCAGAGACGGGCTTTCACGGCGACGTCGCTTTGCCACCGAGGCCCTGGAATGCTAGAAATCGTCACAGCGGATCACGTTCCGATTCCGGCCGCATAAAGCCACGCTTCATTGACCGACGACAGCTACGAAAACGCCGCATCTCCGATCGTTCCGGGAGGCGGCGGCTCCGACATTTCCACGATCACGATCGAGGACGAACTGAAGCGTTCGTACCTCGACTACGCCATGAGCGTGATCGTCTCGCGCGCGCTTCCCGACGCCCGTGACGGGCTGAAGCCGGTTCACCGTCGCATCCTGTATTCGATGCACGACCTGAACATGACGCCGGAGCGCAGCTATTCGAAATGCGCCCGCGTCGTCGGTGACGTGCTGGGCCGGTTCCACCCCCACGGCGACGCTTCGGTCTATATGGCCTTGGTGCGGATGGCGCAGCCGTTCTCGATGGGGCTGATGCTGGTCGACGGTCAGGGCAACTTCGGTTCGGTCGACGGCGATATGCCCGCCTCGATGCGTTACACCGAGGCCCGGATGGCCCCGGCCGCCGTCGCCCTGATGGCCGACATCGACAAGGACACGGTCGATTTCCAGCCGAACTACGACGAGAAGGAGCTGGAGCCGGTCGTTCTGCCGAGCCGGATCCCCAATCTGCTGGTCAACGGCGCGGGCGGCATCGCCGTCGGCATGGCGACCAACATCCCGCCGCACAATCTGGGCGAGGTCGTGGATGCGGCCCTGGCCCTGCTGGATGATCCGAACGTCACCGACGACGCCCTGCTGGACATCGTGCCCGGTCCTGACTTCCCGACCGGCGGCGAGATCATGGGCCGCACTGCCCCGCGCAACGCCCTGCGCGACGGTCGCGGCTCGGTCGTCGTGCGCGGCCGCGCCTCGGTGGAGGAGATCCGCAAGGACCGCGAGGCCATCGTCGTCACCGAACTGCCCTATCAGGTCAACAAGCAGACCCTGATCGAACGCATCGCCGAAATGGTGCGCGAGAAGCGGCTGGAAGGCATTTCCGACGTTCGTGACGAATCCGATCGTCAGGGCATGCGGATCGTGATCGAGCTGAAGCGCGACGCGTCCGGCGACGTGATCCTGAACCAGCTGTGGCGCTATACCGCCATGCAGAGCTCGTTCGGCGTCAATATGCTGGCGCTGAACCACGGCCGGCCCGAGCAGATGGGCCTGCGCCAACTGCTGCAAATCTTCCTCGACTTCCGCGAGGAAGTCGTCGTCCGTCGCGTCAAGTTCGAGCTGAACAAAGCCCGTGATCGCGGCCACGTCCTGGTCGGTCTGGCCGTCGCCGTCGCCAATATCGACGAGGTGATCCATATCATCCGCTCGTCGGCCGATCCGACCGAGGCGCGCGAGCGGCTGCAGGCCAAGGCCTGGCCCGTCGGCGACATGATGGCCCTGGTCGAACTGATCGCCGATCCGCGCAGCGTTGTGATCAATGGCGACAGCCTGAAACTGACCGACGAACAGGCCCGCGCCATCCTGGCCCTGACCCTGTCGCGTCTGACCGGCCTGGGCCGCGACGACATCTTTGGCGAGGCGCACGGCCTGGCCGACACCATCCAGGGTCACCTGACCATCCTGTCGGACCGCAAGAACGTCCTGGCCATCATCCGCGACGACCTGATCGACGTGAAGGATCGGTTCGCCGTTCCGCGCCGCACCCTGATCGGGGAAGGCGACGGGGAGATGGAGGATGAGGACCTAATCCCGCGCGAGGACATGGTCGTCACCGTGACCCACGGCGGCTACGTCAAGCGCGTTGCCTTGAACGCCTATCGGACCCAGCATCGCGGCGGCAAGGGCCGCAGCGGCATGTCGATGAAGGACGAGGACGCCATCACCGGCGTGTTCAGCGCCTCGACCCACACCCCGGTCCTGTTCTTCGCCACCAACGGCAAGGCCTACAAGCTGAAGACCTGGCGTCTGCCGCTGGGCAATCCGCAGTCGCGGGGCAAGGCCTTCGTCAATCTGCTGCCAATCGAGCCGGGCGACAGCATCATGAACGTCCTGCCTCTGCCAGAGGACGAGACGACCTGGGGCGACTACGACATCATGTTCGCCACCTCCAGCGGCGACGTGCGGCGCAATAAGCTGTCGGACTTCGCCACCGTGAACCGCGCCGGCAAGATCGCTATGAAGCTGGAAGGCTCTGACCGTATGGTCGGCGTCGGCCTGTGCACGGCCGACGACGATGTGCTGCTAACGACGGCGCTGGGCCGCGCGATCCGGTTCAAGGCCGACGACGTGCGCGTGTTCAAGGGCCGGGACTCCACCGGCGTCCGGGGCGTGCGGCTGCAGGATGGCGACGAGGTCATCTCCATGGCCATCCTGGGCCGTGTGGATGCGACGCCGGAAGAACGCGCCGCCTACGTCAAACACGCCAACGCGATGCGCAAGGCCCTGGCCGGCGCGGAAGCGGAAGAGGATGCCGCAGCCCCGGTCGAAGCCGAAGACGAGGTCGCGGATGCGGCTCTGACGGTCGAGCGGATCGCCGAACTGGGCGCCGCCGAACAGTTCATCCTGACGGTCACTGAAACCGGCTTCGGCAAGCGATCCTCGGCCTATGAGTATCGTCGTACGGGTCGCGGCGGCCAGGGCCTGACGGCTCACGGCCTGGGCGGTCGCGCGGGCACGCGTCTGGCGGCGGCCTTCCCGGTCGAGGAGACGGACGACCTTCTGCTGGTCACCTCGGGCGGTCAGATGATCCGCACGCGCATCGACCAGGTCCGCATCGTCGGCCGCTCCAGCCAGGGCGTCACCATCTTCCGCACCGGCAAGGATGAAAAGGTCGTCTCGGTTGAACGTCTGCCGGAAAGCGGCGGCGCGGATGATGCCGATGTCGGCGGAGAAGACGGCGGCGAGGCCTGATCCGCCTCCGCGCAGCAGAGCAGGGAAGGGTCGTTTGAGCGCGACGATTCTGATCGACGGCCTTCCCGCCACGCCTGACGACCTGGCGCACCAGGCCTTGGTCAACTACGGCGCCTATACCTCCTTCCGCGTCGAGGATGGCGCCGCGCGCGGCCTCGACCTCCACCTCGCGCGTCTGGAGCAGGCCGCCGTCGAACTTTTCGGCGAAAGCCCCGGCGAGGCGGAGTTCCGGCGTCTGATGGCGCTGGCCGTCGCCGGCCGAGACGCCTGCTGGCTGCGTGTCAGCCTGTTCTCGCCGGAGGTCGGTCATCGCAACCCGACCTATGTCGGCCGACCGAAGGTGATGACCAGTGTCTCTCCTGCGCCGCCGCCGCTGGCGAACCGGGTGCGGATCACCGCCATGCCCTATGAGCGCGATGCGGCGCATCTGAAGCATCTCGCCACCTTCGGCCTGATTTGGGCCCGCCGCGCCGCGCGCGCCGCCGGGTTTGATGACGCCCTGTTTTTGGAGCGTGAAGGGCGAGTGTCAGAGGGCACGCTGTGGAACATCGGCTTCGTCCAAGGCGACCGGATCGTCTGGCCCCAGGCCCCGATGCTGGCGGGCGTAACCCAGGCCTTGATCACGCGCGGGCTGCGCGAGGTCGGGCTGACCCGTGAAACGCGGCCGATCCGTCTCGACGAGATCGGCGCCTTCGACGGCGCTTTCCTGTGCAACAGCGCCACGCCCGTCTGTCCGATCACCGCCATCGACGACGCCACCTTCGCCAATGATCCGGTCCTGCTCGCCAAGGTCGCAGCGGCGTGGAGCGCCCAGGCGCCCCAGCCCATCGCGGATCGCGACGATGACGATGGCGTCAGCCGGCTAGGCCGCTGATTTCGCACCTGCTAAACGACGCTGACGCCACGCGACAGGCCGGGGAGACACGCATGCGCATCGGACTTTATCCGGGCACCTTCGACCCGGTGACGAACGGGCATACCGACATAATCAAGCGCGCGCTGAAGCTGGTGGACCGACTGGTCATCGGCGTGGCCCAGAACGACGACAAGGGGCCGCTGTTCTCCACCGCCGAACGGGTCGAGATGCTGAAGGCCGAGATGGCGCCCCTCGGCGGCGACATCGTGGTCCAGCCGTTTTCGACCCTGCTGATGCATTTCGCCGAAGAGCTGGACGCCAGCGTCATCATCCGGGGTCTGCGCGCCGTCGCGGACTTTGAATACGAGTTCCAGATGACGGCCATGAACCAGCGCCTCAATCAGGACATCGAGACCGTATTCCTGATGGCCGATCCGCGCCATCAGGCGATCGCCTCGCGGCTCGTCAAGGAGATCGCCCGACTGGACGGCGCGATCGACAGTTTCGTCAGCCCCGCCATCGCCGAGCGCGTGCGGGCCAAGGTCAAGAACGGTTAGGGTAGACAAGACCATGCGCAAGGCCATCATCGCAGCGACCGTCGCCGCTCTTCTCGCGGCTGGAGCGGCCCAGGCCCCCGCTGTGGCGCAAACGGCGCCGGCGGCGTCCGACTGGCGCACCATTGCGCCGGAAAACCTGCTCGTTATCGATACGTCGAAGGGCCGGGTGCTGGTCGAACTGATCCCCGTCGCCGCGCCCAACCATGCGGAACGCATCCGGACCCTGGCCAACCAAGGCTTCTACGATGGTCTGAAGTTCCATCGCGTCATCCCTGATTTCATGGCGCAAACCGGCGATCCGAAGGGCACGGGCGAGGGCGGCAGCGAACTGCCGGACCTGAAGGCCGAGTTCAGCTTCCGTCGTGGGCGCGACGCCGGCTTCGTCGCTGTGCCCAGCGTCGGCGCGGGCGTGCGCGGTCTGGTCGGCGATCTGCCGGTCCAGACCCAGCCCGACGCGCAGATGATGGTCACCGCCGACTTCAAGGTCGACGCCCACGGCCTGTTCTGTCCCGGCGTGCTGGGCATGGCCCGCTCGGGTTCGCCTGACAGCGCCAACAGCCAGTTCTTCCTGATGATGGGCGCGCGCGAACAGCTGGACGGTATCTACACCGCCTTCGGTCGCGTGGTGTCCGGCCTGGATGTGGTCGGCAAGCTGAAGAAGGGTTCGGACGCCGAGGACGGCAAGGTGACCGATCCCGACACCATGACCCGCGTCCGCATGGCCTCGGCCCTGCCCGAAGCCGAGCGTCCGACGGTGCGCGTGCTGAACGCCGGCAGCGCCGCCTTCGCAGAACGGATCGCCACGGCGCGCGCCGGGCGCGGCGGCGCCTTCAGCGTCTGCGATGTTCAGCCGGTCGCCGAAGTGACGGGCGGCTGACGCATTCGCAAACGGGGGAGGGGACGATGACGATACGAACGATGGCGATGGCGGCGGCCGTGCTGGCTGCGACGGCGGGCGCCGCCCTGGCGCAAGACGCGACCGCCGTTCCCGCGCCTCCGCCGCCGCCTGGTGAATGGAGGACCATCGCGCCCGAGAACCTGCTGGTCATCGACACCAACAAGGGGCGGGTTCTGGTCGAACTGGCGCCCGAGATTGCGCCCGCCCATGTCGAGCGCATCAAGCTGCTGGCGTCGCGCGGCTTTTTCGACAACCTGGTCTGGCACCGGGTAATCGACTGGTTCATGGCCCAGACCGGTGATCCGTTGGGCACGGGCGAGGGGCAGAGCTGGTATCCCGACCTGAAGGCCGAGTTCACCTTCCGCCGTGGCGCGGACATGGCCTTCACCCCGGTCGCGGCCCCGATGGGGGCCCTAGTCGGCTTCGTCGATTCCATCCCGGTCCAGACCCAGCCTGACGCCCTGATGTCCGGCACCAGCGACAAGAAGGTCCACGGTTGGGCGCTATACTGCCCGGGCGTCGCGGGCATGGCGCGTGACGAGGGCAATGACACCGCTAACAGCCAGTTCTTCCTGATGCGTCAGGCCTATCCGGCGCTGGACAAGCGCTACACCGTTTGGGGTCGGGTCGTGTCCGGTCTGGACGTCGTGCGATCGCTGAAGGCCAGCGACACGCCGGATGGCCTGGTGCAGGGGCCGGATCAGATGACCCGCGTCCGCGTGGCGTCGGATTTGCCCGCAGCCGAACGTCCGACGGCGGCCGTCCTGAACACCAACTCCGCCACCTTCCAGACCCTGGCGCAGCAGGCGCGTCAGGCGCGTGGCGCGGATTTCTCGGTCTGCGACATCGAACTGCCGGTGCGCGTCACGCCCGCCGCCTGATCAGGCGGCGGGGCCCGACCGGCCCCGTCCGCGCCGACGACGCCGTCCCCTCGGCGGCTTCTTGTCTTCGCGCATCCTTTGCAGCAGCAGGCCTTCGCGCAGGCCCCGATCCGCGACCCGCACCCGTTCCGACGGCCAGGCGCGCTGCACCGCCTCCAGGATGGCGGCGCCTGCCAAAACGAGGTCCGCCCGATCGGGACCGATGCAGGCCTCGCGCGCACGGCCGTCCGGCCCCAGCGCCTTCAGCCGATCCGCCGCCGCCTCGCAGTCGGCGCGCGTCATCCACAAGCCATCGACCCGGTCGCGATTGTAGCGCGGCAGGTTCAGGTGGATGCCCGCCAGGCTGGTGATTGCGCCCGAAGTGCCGACCAGATGCGCCCGGTTCTGCCGGAACAGGTCCAGCATCGGTTCGTCGACGATCCCACCCGCTGCAATGGCCGCGCCCATGTCGGCGACCATCGCCTCGTACCAGGCCTCGCCGGAGTTCGGGGGCTCGGGATGCCGCTCGGCCAGGGTCACGACCCCCACCGGCGCCGACATCCAGGCGGTGGTCGTCCAGTCGGTTCCGCTGCGCTTCAGCCACGACATCTCGGTCGAGCCGCCGCCGACATCGATTACCAGCACCGCCTCGGCCTTGGGGTCGATCAGGTTCAGGCATCCCTCGACCGCCAGCCGCGCCTCCT from Brevundimonas fontaquae includes these protein-coding regions:
- a CDS encoding DUF1003 domain-containing protein, producing MHHAPLDADHVSRRWLGKAKHDLPANEAVVVQSTADRRPVSEDINETFDDRQTFGERLADRVAAFGGSWPFIIAFGVFLAIWTGLNLLLRKEAFDPYPFIFLNLVLSMLAAIQAPVIMMSQNRQAAKDRLDAGNDYQVNLKAEIEIMALLEKVEHMTALQEEQTELIRRLLAQKETR
- a CDS encoding superoxide dismutase family protein; translation: MRATRLAAALLLTSPLALTTACAATGNAPQAAVERAPVGATGQAVLINASGANIGRVDLRQGPTGLLMKIEASGLTPGWHGIHIHATGECAAPFTSSGAHINHGEPKAPHGLLNAAGPDDGDLPNVWAGADGKVNAELFTTRARISSEGPGQWLWDADGSAIIIHANPDDHSTQPIGGAGDRVACAALSAS
- the gyrA gene encoding DNA gyrase subunit A, translating into MTDDSYENAASPIVPGGGGSDISTITIEDELKRSYLDYAMSVIVSRALPDARDGLKPVHRRILYSMHDLNMTPERSYSKCARVVGDVLGRFHPHGDASVYMALVRMAQPFSMGLMLVDGQGNFGSVDGDMPASMRYTEARMAPAAVALMADIDKDTVDFQPNYDEKELEPVVLPSRIPNLLVNGAGGIAVGMATNIPPHNLGEVVDAALALLDDPNVTDDALLDIVPGPDFPTGGEIMGRTAPRNALRDGRGSVVVRGRASVEEIRKDREAIVVTELPYQVNKQTLIERIAEMVREKRLEGISDVRDESDRQGMRIVIELKRDASGDVILNQLWRYTAMQSSFGVNMLALNHGRPEQMGLRQLLQIFLDFREEVVVRRVKFELNKARDRGHVLVGLAVAVANIDEVIHIIRSSADPTEARERLQAKAWPVGDMMALVELIADPRSVVINGDSLKLTDEQARAILALTLSRLTGLGRDDIFGEAHGLADTIQGHLTILSDRKNVLAIIRDDLIDVKDRFAVPRRTLIGEGDGEMEDEDLIPREDMVVTVTHGGYVKRVALNAYRTQHRGGKGRSGMSMKDEDAITGVFSASTHTPVLFFATNGKAYKLKTWRLPLGNPQSRGKAFVNLLPIEPGDSIMNVLPLPEDETTWGDYDIMFATSSGDVRRNKLSDFATVNRAGKIAMKLEGSDRMVGVGLCTADDDVLLTTALGRAIRFKADDVRVFKGRDSTGVRGVRLQDGDEVISMAILGRVDATPEERAAYVKHANAMRKALAGAEAEEDAAAPVEAEDEVADAALTVERIAELGAAEQFILTVTETGFGKRSSAYEYRRTGRGGQGLTAHGLGGRAGTRLAAAFPVEETDDLLLVTSGGQMIRTRIDQVRIVGRSSQGVTIFRTGKDEKVVSVERLPESGGADDADVGGEDGGEA
- a CDS encoding aminotransferase class IV, producing MSATILIDGLPATPDDLAHQALVNYGAYTSFRVEDGAARGLDLHLARLEQAAVELFGESPGEAEFRRLMALAVAGRDACWLRVSLFSPEVGHRNPTYVGRPKVMTSVSPAPPPLANRVRITAMPYERDAAHLKHLATFGLIWARRAARAAGFDDALFLEREGRVSEGTLWNIGFVQGDRIVWPQAPMLAGVTQALITRGLREVGLTRETRPIRLDEIGAFDGAFLCNSATPVCPITAIDDATFANDPVLLAKVAAAWSAQAPQPIADRDDDDGVSRLGR
- the coaD gene encoding pantetheine-phosphate adenylyltransferase — its product is MRIGLYPGTFDPVTNGHTDIIKRALKLVDRLVIGVAQNDDKGPLFSTAERVEMLKAEMAPLGGDIVVQPFSTLLMHFAEELDASVIIRGLRAVADFEYEFQMTAMNQRLNQDIETVFLMADPRHQAIASRLVKEIARLDGAIDSFVSPAIAERVRAKVKNG
- a CDS encoding peptidylprolyl isomerase yields the protein MRKAIIAATVAALLAAGAAQAPAVAQTAPAASDWRTIAPENLLVIDTSKGRVLVELIPVAAPNHAERIRTLANQGFYDGLKFHRVIPDFMAQTGDPKGTGEGGSELPDLKAEFSFRRGRDAGFVAVPSVGAGVRGLVGDLPVQTQPDAQMMVTADFKVDAHGLFCPGVLGMARSGSPDSANSQFFLMMGAREQLDGIYTAFGRVVSGLDVVGKLKKGSDAEDGKVTDPDTMTRVRMASALPEAERPTVRVLNAGSAAFAERIATARAGRGGAFSVCDVQPVAEVTGG
- a CDS encoding peptidylprolyl isomerase produces the protein MTIRTMAMAAAVLAATAGAALAQDATAVPAPPPPPGEWRTIAPENLLVIDTNKGRVLVELAPEIAPAHVERIKLLASRGFFDNLVWHRVIDWFMAQTGDPLGTGEGQSWYPDLKAEFTFRRGADMAFTPVAAPMGALVGFVDSIPVQTQPDALMSGTSDKKVHGWALYCPGVAGMARDEGNDTANSQFFLMRQAYPALDKRYTVWGRVVSGLDVVRSLKASDTPDGLVQGPDQMTRVRVASDLPAAERPTAAVLNTNSATFQTLAQQARQARGADFSVCDIELPVRVTPAA
- a CDS encoding Ppx/GppA phosphatase family protein, with amino-acid sequence MPETHGAPRRRDERSQPSRSRDASGRDAPLYGALDLGTNNCRLLIARPSREGFRVVDSFSRIVRLGEGLSRTGLLDPRAMDRAYDALALCAERIVRKGVDSARLSAVATQACRAAENGADFIDRVRKGTGLRLRIIDPAEEARLAVEGCLNLIDPKAEAVLVIDVGGGSTEMSWLKRSGTDWTTTAWMSAPVGVVTLAERHPEPPNSGEAWYEAMVADMGAAIAAGGIVDEPMLDLFRQNRAHLVGTSGAITSLAGIHLNLPRYNRDRVDGLWMTRADCEAAADRLKALGPDGRAREACIGPDRADLVLAGAAILEAVQRAWPSERVRVADRGLREGLLLQRMREDKKPPRGRRRRRGRGRSGPAA